Proteins encoded together in one Telopea speciosissima isolate NSW1024214 ecotype Mountain lineage chromosome 4, Tspe_v1, whole genome shotgun sequence window:
- the LOC122658121 gene encoding probable pectinesterase 67, which produces MMIPLTVVLVVLSFFSDVAHGLTADTVIDSPLLTEKIGTNRTIKVDINGKDEFTSVQAAIDSVPVGNSQWIIIHIRKGVYREKVHIPENKPFIFLRGNGKGRTHIVWSQSSTDNCESATLKVKAPHFIAFGISFKNDAPVGMAFTSQNQSVAAFVGADKAAFYHCAFYSAHNTLFDNKGRHYYHNCYIQGSIDFIFGRATSIFKSCEIFVVADTRVKIHGSITAQNRQSAGEDSGFVFIGGKVYGIGGVYLGRAKGAYSRVIFAKTYLSMTIVPEGWSNWSYPGGTENLLQAEYKCHGPGSNTTQRVSWAKQLTEEQASPYMAIDFIDGKEWLPIYY; this is translated from the exons atgaTGATACCTTTGACGGTGGTCTTGGTGGTGTTATCTTTCTTCTCCGATGTAGCCCATGGCTTGACTGCAGACACCGTCATAGACTCCCCactcttgacggagaagatcggTACCAACCGTACCATAAAGGTCGACATCAACGGCAAAGATGAGTTCACATCCGTTCAAGCCGCCATCGATTCTGTTCCCGTCGGCAACTCTCAATGGATCATCATTCATATCAGGAAAGGAGTCTACAG AGAAAAGGTTCACATCCCGGAGAATAAACCATTTATATTCTTGAGAGGAAATGGGAAGGGAAGAACCCATATCGTTTGGAGCCAAAGCTCTACCGATAACTGTGAGTCTGCCACCCTAAAAGTCAAAGCTCCCCACTTCATTGCCTTTGGAATCAGCTTCAAG aATGACGCACCGGTGGGGATGGCATTCACATCACAAAACCAATCGGTGGCAGCGTTCGTGGGAGCAGACAAGGCAGCATTCTATCACTGTGCATTCTATAGTGCACATAATACCCTCTTCGATAACAAAGGTCGACATTACTACCACAATTGCTACATCCAAGGTTCCATCGACTTCATATTTGGTCGTGCCACTTCCATCTTCAAAAGCTGTGAGATTTTCGTGGTGGCCGACACCCGAGTGAAAATCCACGGTTCAATCACAGCACAAAACAGGCAATCTGCAGGTGAGGATAGCGGCTTCGTCTTCATCGGCGGCAAGGTTTACGGCATCGGCGGGGTTTACTTGGGAAGAGCCAAGGGTGCTTATTCTAGGGTTATCTTCGCCAAGACCTATCTCTCCATGACCATTGTCCCTGAGGGCTGGAGCAACTGGAGCTACCCTGGTGGCACAGA GAATCTGTTACAGGCAGAGTACAAATGCCATGGTCCAGGTTCGAATACAACACAACGTGTTTCTTGGGCCAAACAACTCACTGAAGAACAAGCTTCTCCATACATGGCCATCGATTTCATCGACGGCAAGGAATGGTTGCCCATTTACTACTAG
- the LOC122660144 gene encoding huntingtin-interacting protein K-like translates to MELADEGVDRMVDSKDMQQQSKALDKLTDHVEDRQLDSTRVQEAMASIAASAEADWNAMRMREKELAAVKINAAEVDIIANELELDKKVAERTLREHKGDAVAAIRYLLR, encoded by the exons ATGGAGCTTGCAGATGAAGGTGTCGACAGAATGGTTGATTCAAAGGATATGCAGCAACAGAGCAAAGCTCTCGACAAGCTCACTGACCACGTCGAAGATCGTCAACTCGATTCCACGAGGGTCCAAGAG GCTATGGCATCCATTGCTGCGTCTGCTGAAGCTGATTGGAATGCAATGAGAATGAG GGAGAAGGAATTGGCTGCTGTTAAAATCAATGCTGCAGAGGTAGACATTATTGCGAATGAGCTAGAG TTGGACAAGAAGGTGGCTGAGAGAACATTGCGGGAGCACAAAGGTGATGCTGTTGCTGCCATCCGTTACCTTCTACGCTAA